The window ACGTCCGCCTTGCGTCCTACTTCAAGCAGCTTCTCAATCGAGTAGCCGGCCTGCGCCTGTTCGTCGAGACCAGCGTGCAGTTCGACCCAGCTCACGCCGAGCGCCTTCAGTTCTTTCAGGCGTGCTGCCTTATCGACCACGCCGATCATGTCGGCCACAACGGCCTTGCCGTGCGCCTTGCCGGCCTTCACAGCGCCTTCGATCGTGCTGTCGCCGGCGGAGGCGAGCACAGTCATAATGTCCGCGCCGGCCTTGAATGCCAGATCAGCTTCAAGTTCGCCCGCATCCATGGTCTTCATGTCCGCGAACACCAGCTTATCCGGATAAGCGGCCTTTACATTGGTGACAACGCTGAGGCCCTGCTGCTTGATCAGCGGGGTTCCAAGCTCAATGACATCGACGTGCTCCGCTACCGAATTCAGCAGTTTCAGCGCATCCGCGGTTGAAAGAAGATCAATTGCAACCTGTAGTTTCATCGTTAACTCTCTTTCCTATTACTTCGTGAAGATTGGGCCGTATCCACGGCCATTAAAAATTGTTGAGTGACGCCGCACAGTGATTCTTTTCGCACCCTGAGTTGCTTACTCAAGGTTTGCGTGTCGCTTATAGAGCTCTTCCGCGCTCTCGCCCCATTCGCGCCACATCGCATGAAACATCGAATCTGTAAGCAACATCACACTCTGCTCGAAGAGCGCACCGGCATACTGCGCGGATGCTGTCCCATTCAGGTTCTGCTTGGTCGCTGCGGGAATCACAATCAGCCACTGCGCCAGGTTTGCCAACTTCGAGTCGCGCGTCGCGGTGACAGCCAGTACCTCGGCGCCGACCTTCCGCGCAACTTCGGCTGCATGTACCGCGCTGGCGGTGGCGCCCGAACCGGATGCAACCAGAAGAAGATCGTCCGGACCAATCGCTGGAGCGGTGACTTCTCCAGCCACGTGAACCTCCAGCCCAAGATGCATGAAGCGCATCGCAGCCATCTTCAGCGCCAACCCACTACGTCCTGCACCTGCGACGAAGATTCGCTTTGCTGCGAGGATTCTCCGTTGGGCTGTTTCGATTTCTGCTTCGCTCACGGCTGCGAGCGACTGCTTCAATTCATCAAGAATCAAAACCTGATTCAGGGAATAACTCTGCGGTTCTAATACGCCAAGCGACATAACTCTGTCAGAATGACATCGTCCCGCGTGCGAATCAAACTGGAAATTCTGATTAGTTGATAGCTTATTTCTATCAGGGCAGTTGTAATCTAACGAGGCGATTTTACCCGAAACTTCTGATAGGCGGTCAGCATCGCGCGAATCGCACTGACCATCTCGGGCGAATGCGCCATCTCCATAAACGCATGTACCGCAGCCGGAAGCGGATTGCTCTTTACGGTCACGAATCCGACATTCGCCTGCTCCACCGGCTTGACAATGGCAATGGCTCGGAGCGACGACACCGATGGCAGAGTTGATGCCAGCGATTGCGGCAGCACCGTCGACCATCGTCCTGTATTCAGATGGGCTGCCAGCACTGCTGTTGAATCGGTGTAGATCATCTTCGACGCTCTTTCAAGCTGCAGCTCCGCGCTGCGCGGCATTGCCGAGCGCAAAAGGCAAAGCGGAAGTGCGGCAACATCCGCCCAGCTCACGCGGTCTGCTTCTCCCGCGTCAGTTGATGTGAACAGAAACATTCGCTCGCGATACAAGGCGAATGCGTCCAGCCCGTCCGTCATCGGTTCGTCGATATAGGTGAGCGCTACGTCCACCCCGCCGTTACGCACGGCGTGTAGCAACTGGGTCACGTCGCCGGTCTCGGTCGACATCTGTATATCCGGAAATTTTTCAGAGAAGGCGATGCTCAGCACCGAACTGATCGCGGAGGTTGCCGGCAGCATGGCCAGTCGGAACGGCCCCTGCATTCCGTGTTCGCGGAGTTCGTGCAGCTCGCGCTTCAGCCGCACGCAATCTTCCATCATCTGTTGCGCCCAGGCGAGCACTCGCTTTCCTTCGGGTGTAAATCCCTCGAATTTACGGCCGCGCTTGACGATCAGCACATCCATATCTTCTTCGAGTTGCTTGATTCCGGCGGAAAGGGTCGGTTGGGAGACATGACATTCCGCAGCGGCACGGGCGAAGTGGCGCTCTTTATTCAAAGCGAGCAGGTACTCAAAATTTCTGATAATCAAGGCTGTTTATGCGGTTTAAGGCCGTCCCCTTCAGTCTCTTAGCTTCAAAGTTGCCAACTCCAATTGGACGCGGCAGGCATCGTGCCGGACACAGCATTTTTAGCTGCTCTGTAGGGAGGACGGTGAGACTCACTGCCGTTCTATGGAAATGTTCCACGTGGAACATTTTTGGGTGGGATTTCCGGCTTGTGAGTGTCAAGTGGAATTTCCTGCATGTGGTTTGTTTTCGGTGACATGAATTTGCGCAACATTTAGCCGTTTGTGCATTGGTTTATGGCTTGCGTTTTATATATAGCGTGCATGCTATCTTCCACTTCCATGACTAACATTTTGCGACAGGAAGAACGGATTGCGAGGGATGCCGCGTTTGAACGGATGCTTGCGGAACTTAGACCGGAGTTTGGATTGACGGAGCAGATCAGGAGGGCTCGATTGCGCGCGGGGATGACCCAGGCGCAGCTTGCGCGGCGAATGGGTACGACGCAGTCGGCGATTGCGCGGCTGGAGGCAGGGCTCGGATTGCCGAAGATCCGGACGCTGAAGAAACTGGCGGAGGTGACCGAAAGCCGCCTGGTGCTGAGGTTGGATGAGGGGCTGGATGAGCGGATTCGGTAGGATGGTCGGGTGAAGGAGAATCTCTATTTATGAGCATGGTTCTGGTTACGGGTGGTTCGGGATTTATTGGCAGTCATTGCATTCTGCAACTGCTGGCGGCGGGGTACCGGGTGCGGACGACGGTAAGGAATCTGAAGCGCGATGAGGATGTACGGGCCATGCTCGCGGCGGGTGGGGCGGAGGCTGGTGATCGCTTGACCTTTGCGGCTGCCGATCTGGAGAAGGATGCGGGTTGGGCGGAGGCTGTGGCGGGCTGTGAGTTTGTGCTGCATGTGGCTTCGCCTTTTCCGCTGCGCGTGCCGAAGGACGAGAACGAACTGATTGTGCCCGCGCGCGAAGGGACGCTGCGCGTGCTGCGAGCGGCGCGGGATGCGGGTGTGAAACGGGTGGTGCTGACCTCGTCGTTTGCTGCGATTGGTTATGGGCACGAGGCGACGACGACTCCGTTTAATGAGACGACGTGGTCGAATCTCGACGGAAAGGTGAATGTTCCTCCGTATATGAAGTCGAAGACGCTGGCGGAGCGGGCGGCGTGGGAGTTTATTGCTAAAGAGGGCGGCGGGATGGAGCTTTCCGTGGTGAATCCGGTGGGCGTGTTTGGACCGGTGCTGGGGCCGGATTATGCGACCTCGATTGTGATTGTGCAGCGGCTTATGGATGGCGGGGTACCGGGGTGCCCGCGGCTGAGCTTTGGGGTAGTGGATGTGCGCGATGTGGCGAATCTGCATCTGCGCGCGATGACCGACCCGGCAGCGAAGGGCGAGCGCTTTCTTGCGGTTGCGGGGGAATCCGTCTCGATGCTGGAGATGGCCCTGATCCTAAAGCGCCGCATGGGTGCGGCAGCCAAGCGGGTGCCGACGGGGCAATTGCCGGATTGGCTCCTGCGGACGATTGCGGTCTTTGATCCGACGGTGAGGCAGATTGTGCCGGAGCTTGGCAAGGTGAAGAATGCTTCGAATGCAAAGGCGCGGCGGGTGCTGGGATGGGTTCCGCGGTCGAATGAGGAGGCGATTGTGGCTACTGCCGAGAGCCTGATGAGGCTTGGGCTTTTGAAGGATAGTGCGAAGAGGTGAAGTTCGCGCTTGATCCGAAACCGTCGAAACTCCGGGGCTGAAGCCCCTTTTCGCTATTGGTTGTTCTCAGCGGCCTGAAGGCCCCTGCTCCCTCCGGTGACGCGTGATTTGGATGTACGATTTTGGCCGAGACGGGAGAGACAAATTCAGCAGTCCGGCCTTGAAACAGACTCGGAGTTCGCTGGGGAGGCTGGGGTCACTCCTGTTCAGGGGGTGGGCTGGGGTTTCGGTGGAGCATTCGGATAGGACTTTTCTACTTCGTCTTTCAGCCTGCGGAGGAGCATGACGTTCGGGCCGCTGAGGCCGCGTTCCTGTTCGCTGCGCCAGATTGGGCCCTTGAGTTTGCCGTCCGATTGGATGGTGTAAACCCATAATTGATCTTTTTCTTCTCTCAGACCGTCGGGCGAGGGGTTGCCGGTGCCGCTTTGTGATGCATCTGCGGGGTCCTGAATGGGAGAGTGGCCGCCTGGGATTCGCAGCGTGCCTGGAGTTGCGGAGTTGGGCTGATCGCGCACTATCCGGCCTTTGTAGACGACGAGGATCAGGTCTGCGTCGCGGCGTGAACGGCTGAGGGTGTAGCGGCCCCAGTCCTGAATGCCGTCTTGGACATCGAGAATGGCGTTGCGGTCGTCGGGATCGAGCCGGATGTCGGTAATGTCGACGCCGTCGCGGGTTTCAACGAAGACCGTGTGAGCGGTCTCGAAGGCCTCGGGCAGAGATGGCTTCTTGGACTTGGCTGTTGCCGAATCTAATCCTGCGAAAACCAGTAAGAGCAGGAGCACCGCGGAGTTGCGCCTCATGCTGCACCTCGTTGCGAAGCGTAGTATGGCACGGAGGAACGGCCTTGTGCCTTCGCTCATCGATAATATTCCCTCGGTGAGGGCAATGGACCGGGAATCAGCAATTTGACGTGTGATAGAGCGGGCTTTCAGCCTTGTGATCCCTATTCCGGTCTACCTTACCCAGGCCGATGGCCTGGGTAAGGATAATGACGCGCCGTTGGCGCTGTATCAGTTTAACGAAGAGACAGAAGTCTTCCCGCTACAATGGTTCTGAAGCGAGATCCCCCGGCGGATCATCCAAAGGGTCCAGACATCCTGAATGGCAGACGAGACGAATACGCCGAAAAAGGCTGAGGACGAGGTTAGCGGCAAGGCTTACGATGGCCGGCTGATGATGCGGCTTGGCCGGTATTTGGGGCCATATCGGCTGCAGGCTACGATTTCCGTCATTGCCGTGATTCTGAAGGCTGCTTCGGATGTGGTGGGGCCATATCTGGTGAAAGTCGGGCTGGACCGGTATCTGACTTCCCACGCCACGATCCTTTCGGCTGGTCCGAGCACGAACTGGCTGGGGCGGCGGCTGAGCGATGATCCGTTTACCGGGCTGGGGCAGTTGGCTTCGCTTTATCTGGGAGCGCTGCTGCTGGCGTATGGGTTTGAGTTTACACAGACTTACCTGATGCAGTGGACCGGGCAGAAGGTGATGTTTGACCTGCGGCGCGAGATCTTCCGGCATATGCAGCGGATGCATATCGGGTTCTTTGATCAACATGCGGTGGGGCGGCTGGTAACGCGGCTGACCTCGGATGTGGACGCGATCAATGAGATGTTCACGGCTGGCGTGTTGTCGATGATTGACGACGTGTTTGCGCTGACGGTGATGGTTTGCGTGATGCTGGCGATGAACTGGAAGCTGGCGCTGCTCACGCTGAGCGTGCTGCCGCTGATTGTGGTGGTGACGAATCTGTTTCGCAAGTCGGTGCGCGAGAGCTACCGGCGGGTGCGCGGGGCGATTGCGCGGATCAACAGCTTTACCCAGGAGCATGTGAGCGGGATGTCTGTGGTGCAGCTCTTTAATCGCGAGGAGCGGGCCTTCAACGACTTTACGAAGGTGAATGAGCTGCACATGATCGCCTTCAAGGACACGATTTTTGCCTATGCGCTGTATTACCCGGCGGTGGAGATCCTGTCGTCGATTGCGATTGCGCTGGTGATCTGGCGGGGTGGGTTTGGGGTGATCCACTCGGCTGAGGCGGGAACTTCGATGGTGGCGGGCGCGGTCACGATCGGGGTGCTGTCGGCGTTTATCCAGTATTCGCAGCGGTTTTTCCGGCCGATTATGGACTTGAGCGAGAAGTTCAATATTTTGCAGGCGGCGATGGCGGCCTGCGAGAGGATCTTCAAGCTTCTCGACACGCCGACGGAGATTGTTTCGCCTGCTGAGGCGAAGGCCGGGGATGGGTCGAATCGGATCGAGTTCCGGCATGTTTGGTTTACCTACCAGGCGCTTACGGAGGAGCAGCGAGCGAAAGTTGCGGCGGCTTCGGCGGCGGAGTTGGCTGCTATGCCGGATGTTGAGTGGATTTTGAAGGATGTTTCATTTGTCGTGGAGCCGGGGCAGACGGTTGCGATTGTCGGACACACCGGCGCGGGCAAGACTACGCTGACGGGCCTGATGATGCGCTTCTACGATGTGACGCGTGGTGCAATCTATCTGGATGGGGTGGACCTCCGGGAACATGATCTGGGCGCGTTGCGGCGGCATTTCGCGGTCGTCTTGCAGGACCCGTTCCTATTTACCGGGACGATTGCGGAGAATATCCGGCTGGGCGCGGCGGAGATTACGGAAGACCGCATGGTGGCTGCGGCGCGCGATGTGAATGTGCTGGAGTTTGTGCAGGGGCTGGCGAAGGGGTTTGATGAGCCGGTGCTGGAGCGCGGGAATTCGCTGTCGACGGGGCAGAAGCAGCTGATCAACTTTGCACGGGCGCTGGCGTATGATCCTCGGATTCTGATTCTGGATGAAGCTACTTCGAGCGTCGATACAGATACGGAGATGAAGATTCGGCTGGCGCTGGAGCGGATGGTGGAGGGGCGGACTTCGGTGCTGATTGCGCATCGGCTATCGACGGTGCAGCGTGCGGATGTGATTCTGGTGATGCACAAGGGGCAGCTGCGGGAGTTTGGTTCGCATCAGGAGTTGCTGGGGCAGCGGGGGATTTATTGGAAGCTGTATCAGTTGCAATATAAGGATCAGGAGCCGGGGGCGGCTTCGGCTGTGCTGGCGCCGGAGCTGGCTTCGGGGTTGGCGCTGGGGGACTGAGGCGTTTTTTCACGCGAATTGGCTTCTTCCCGATCGAATATATATCCCGGAGAAAATGGAACGCGCAGATTGTGCAGTAAATCCAGTGCGGCTAGACGTCGCTGCATTTCCTCTGGTGTGAATTTGGAAGTCATCCTCTTCAGTTTATCTTCGAAAGCATAGAGCGGGCTTTCAGCCCTGTTCGTCTCCGCATTCGCATTTTTCCCAGGCCGATGGCCTGGCTGGGATAGCGTCGCGCCGTTGGCGCTGGGATGCTTGTACGATAGAACATCTTGCTTAGAAACCTATAAGCTGAATGAGATGCAGAAGACATCTCCGAACATTTTTCTGTCTGCGGGTGAGGCGAGTGGCGAGGCTTATGGGGCGTTGCTGATCTCGGAGCTGAAATCCCGTTGCCTTGGTGCGATGTTCTTTGGCATGGGCGGAGAGCGGATGGAGGCTCTGGGCTGCGAGCGGGTCGTCAAATCGGAAGACGTGGCGGTGATGGGGATCACTGAGGTGATCCGGCATTTGCCGCAGATTTATCGCGAGTACCGGAAGCTGAAGGCTGCGATTCGGCAGCGACGGCCGGATGTCGCTGTTTTGATTGATTTTCCGGATATTCATCTGAAGCTGGCGGAGGAGTTTCATGCGCTGGGGATTCCGGTGATCTTCTTTGTGAGCCCGCAGCTTTGGGCGTGGAAAAAGGGGCGAATCCGGAAGGTGCAGCGGTTTGTGGACCGGATGCTGGTGATCTTTCCGTTTGAAGAGCCGTTTTACCGGGAGAGCGGGGTGAATGCGACGTATGTCGGGCATCCGCTGGCGGATTTAGAGTTACCCGGGGTTTCACGCGCTGAGTTTGCCGAGGGAAACGGGCTTGACCCTGGCAATCGCTGGATTGGGTTGTTGCCGGGGAGTAGGGCGAAAGAGATTCGACTGAATCTGCCGGAGATGGCGCGAGCGGCACGGCTGCTATTTGAGCGCGATCCGCATATGGAGTTTTTGCTTCCGCTGGCTCCGACGCTGACGATAGCGCAGGCGCATGTGGTGACTGGGCTGCTGTCGGAGTTCGCGGATGGTCTACCGGTGCGCATGGTGCGCGATGCACGGGCTGCGCTTTTTCATGCGCGGGGGGCGATTGTGGCGAGCGGTACGGCGACGGTCGAGGCGGCGCTGATTGGGAATCCTTTTGTAGTGGTGTACCGGGTGTCGCCGGTGACGTATGCAATTGCCAAGCGGGTGGTGACAGTGCCGCATGTCGCGATGGTGAACCTGGTGGCGGATAAGCGTCTTGTCCCTGAGCTGATTCAAGATGACTTTCAGGCAGGTCGCATCGTCCAAGAGCTAGAACCGCTGTTGGCAGATGGGGATTCGCGCGCGGAGATGATGGCTGGCCTTGTGGCGGTGGGGGAAAAACTGCGCGCTGGGCGGGGATCCAAGGCGACGGCAATTGCCGCGGTGGCCACAATTGTGCTGGAAACGGTAGGATTAGCGAGTTAGCGCGCGTTCCGCGCAATGGCGAGTTGGCAGGTTAGCGGGATTTATGAGAAAGATCAGGTACAGGATGATTTCCACTATGCGGAAACAATGGACTCAGTTCCCTTCTCTCTTGACCGCTGCCTTGGCTATCACAGGTCTCTCGCTGGCGTCGCCGGGAGTGGTTGCGGCTCAGACTTCGCTGGCGGCTAACCGGATGGCGATTCAGGGCTATGTAATTGACGCGGAACTGGACCCGGCCGCTCATCATCTGGTGGCCACGGCGGTGGTGACTTTCACAGCGCCGGAGACTGCGGACCAGGTGACATTTGGGTTTCATCCGGCGCTGAAGCTGACGAAAGTAACCGATGACGCGGGCAAGCTGTTGACCGGGGATCGGACGGCGGACGGAAGTATTCGGATTTCTCCAGCGACGCCTTTTGTGAAGGGGAAGCCGGTTCGCTGGACATTTGCGTATGAAGGCACGATCTCCGGAAACGAGGACGGCCCGGTCGAAGGACTGAAGCTGGCGGCGATTCAGGAGCCGGTTACTTATCTCCTGTACCCCGCGCGGTGGTTTCCGACGACGGGCTACCTGACAGACCGGTTTACGGCGCAGATGCATATCAAGGTGCCGCAAGGTATGCGGGTGCTGGCGAGCGGAAGCGAGGGTAACCCGACGGAGGTGACGCTGGCCGACGGCAAGCCGGGAGATCAGTTCAATTTCAATTGGACGAAACCTGGGTTTCCTGGAACGGTGATTGCGGGACGGTTTGTGGCTCCGGTTTCTCCGAGTGGCGCGGCCAATATTCATGTTTATCTGACGGTGAGCCATCAGCAATCGAGAAATGAGCTGGCTGAGACGGCGGCCAAAGAAGTTGATTTCTTTACCAATATCTTCGGCGCGCCGGAGTCGGGACGGCTGAATGTGGTGGAGTTGCCGGACGATACGTTGCCTGCGGCCTGGGCGCCGGAACTGGCGGCGATCATGGGTTCGCGGACGGGAGATAAGTCGGGGATTCGCCTGCTGGCGAACACGATTGCGCACCAGTGGTGGGGTTCCGAAGTCAGCCCGAATTCGATGAACGATGCGTGGATTACCAATGGGATGTCGCGCTATGGCGAACTGATGTATGTAGAAGACGAGAACGGCAAGACGGCGATGAAGACGGCGATTCAGGATGTTTCGGCGGGCGCGCTGGCATACGATACGACGCCGCTGTCGAGCGCCGCGCGGTTGAGTCCGTTTTCGCCGCAGTTCCAGTCGATGACGCTGGAAAAGGGCGCGATGGTGTTCCATATGCTTCGCTGGGAAGTCGGCGACGACATGTTCAAGAAGATATTGAAGGGCGC is drawn from Acidicapsa acidisoli and contains these coding sequences:
- the lpxB gene encoding lipid-A-disaccharide synthase encodes the protein MQKTSPNIFLSAGEASGEAYGALLISELKSRCLGAMFFGMGGERMEALGCERVVKSEDVAVMGITEVIRHLPQIYREYRKLKAAIRQRRPDVAVLIDFPDIHLKLAEEFHALGIPVIFFVSPQLWAWKKGRIRKVQRFVDRMLVIFPFEEPFYRESGVNATYVGHPLADLELPGVSRAEFAEGNGLDPGNRWIGLLPGSRAKEIRLNLPEMARAARLLFERDPHMEFLLPLAPTLTIAQAHVVTGLLSEFADGLPVRMVRDARAALFHARGAIVASGTATVEAALIGNPFVVVYRVSPVTYAIAKRVVTVPHVAMVNLVADKRLVPELIQDDFQAGRIVQELEPLLADGDSRAEMMAGLVAVGEKLRAGRGSKATAIAAVATIVLETVGLAS
- the hxlB gene encoding 6-phospho-3-hexuloisomerase; translated protein: MSLGVLEPQSYSLNQVLILDELKQSLAAVSEAEIETAQRRILAAKRIFVAGAGRSGLALKMAAMRFMHLGLEVHVAGEVTAPAIGPDDLLLVASGSGATASAVHAAEVARKVGAEVLAVTATRDSKLANLAQWLIVIPAATKQNLNGTASAQYAGALFEQSVMLLTDSMFHAMWREWGESAEELYKRHANLE
- the hxlA gene encoding 3-hexulose-6-phosphate synthase; the protein is MKLQVAIDLLSTADALKLLNSVAEHVDVIELGTPLIKQQGLSVVTNVKAAYPDKLVFADMKTMDAGELEADLAFKAGADIMTVLASAGDSTIEGAVKAGKAHGKAVVADMIGVVDKAARLKELKALGVSWVELHAGLDEQAQAGYSIEKLLEVGRKADVPFSVAGGINTDRIEGVENAGATIAVAGAAIYGAKDPGAAAKALREKIKQLG
- a CDS encoding SDR family oxidoreductase; amino-acid sequence: MSMVLVTGGSGFIGSHCILQLLAAGYRVRTTVRNLKRDEDVRAMLAAGGAEAGDRLTFAAADLEKDAGWAEAVAGCEFVLHVASPFPLRVPKDENELIVPAREGTLRVLRAARDAGVKRVVLTSSFAAIGYGHEATTTPFNETTWSNLDGKVNVPPYMKSKTLAERAAWEFIAKEGGGMELSVVNPVGVFGPVLGPDYATSIVIVQRLMDGGVPGCPRLSFGVVDVRDVANLHLRAMTDPAAKGERFLAVAGESVSMLEMALILKRRMGAAAKRVPTGQLPDWLLRTIAVFDPTVRQIVPELGKVKNASNAKARRVLGWVPRSNEEAIVATAESLMRLGLLKDSAKR
- a CDS encoding ABC transporter ATP-binding protein, coding for MADETNTPKKAEDEVSGKAYDGRLMMRLGRYLGPYRLQATISVIAVILKAASDVVGPYLVKVGLDRYLTSHATILSAGPSTNWLGRRLSDDPFTGLGQLASLYLGALLLAYGFEFTQTYLMQWTGQKVMFDLRREIFRHMQRMHIGFFDQHAVGRLVTRLTSDVDAINEMFTAGVLSMIDDVFALTVMVCVMLAMNWKLALLTLSVLPLIVVVTNLFRKSVRESYRRVRGAIARINSFTQEHVSGMSVVQLFNREERAFNDFTKVNELHMIAFKDTIFAYALYYPAVEILSSIAIALVIWRGGFGVIHSAEAGTSMVAGAVTIGVLSAFIQYSQRFFRPIMDLSEKFNILQAAMAACERIFKLLDTPTEIVSPAEAKAGDGSNRIEFRHVWFTYQALTEEQRAKVAAASAAELAAMPDVEWILKDVSFVVEPGQTVAIVGHTGAGKTTLTGLMMRFYDVTRGAIYLDGVDLREHDLGALRRHFAVVLQDPFLFTGTIAENIRLGAAEITEDRMVAAARDVNVLEFVQGLAKGFDEPVLERGNSLSTGQKQLINFARALAYDPRILILDEATSSVDTDTEMKIRLALERMVEGRTSVLIAHRLSTVQRADVILVMHKGQLREFGSHQELLGQRGIYWKLYQLQYKDQEPGAASAVLAPELASGLALGD
- a CDS encoding LysR family transcriptional regulator translates to MIIRNFEYLLALNKERHFARAAAECHVSQPTLSAGIKQLEEDMDVLIVKRGRKFEGFTPEGKRVLAWAQQMMEDCVRLKRELHELREHGMQGPFRLAMLPATSAISSVLSIAFSEKFPDIQMSTETGDVTQLLHAVRNGGVDVALTYIDEPMTDGLDAFALYRERMFLFTSTDAGEADRVSWADVAALPLCLLRSAMPRSAELQLERASKMIYTDSTAVLAAHLNTGRWSTVLPQSLASTLPSVSSLRAIAIVKPVEQANVGFVTVKSNPLPAAVHAFMEMAHSPEMVSAIRAMLTAYQKFRVKSPR
- a CDS encoding helix-turn-helix domain-containing protein; the protein is MTNILRQEERIARDAAFERMLAELRPEFGLTEQIRRARLRAGMTQAQLARRMGTTQSAIARLEAGLGLPKIRTLKKLAEVTESRLVLRLDEGLDERIR
- a CDS encoding M1 family aminopeptidase, which translates into the protein MRKQWTQFPSLLTAALAITGLSLASPGVVAAQTSLAANRMAIQGYVIDAELDPAAHHLVATAVVTFTAPETADQVTFGFHPALKLTKVTDDAGKLLTGDRTADGSIRISPATPFVKGKPVRWTFAYEGTISGNEDGPVEGLKLAAIQEPVTYLLYPARWFPTTGYLTDRFTAQMHIKVPQGMRVLASGSEGNPTEVTLADGKPGDQFNFNWTKPGFPGTVIAGRFVAPVSPSGAANIHVYLTVSHQQSRNELAETAAKEVDFFTNIFGAPESGRLNVVELPDDTLPAAWAPELAAIMGSRTGDKSGIRLLANTIAHQWWGSEVSPNSMNDAWITNGMSRYGELMYVEDENGKTAMKTAIQDVSAGALAYDTTPLSSAARLSPFSPQFQSMTLEKGAMVFHMLRWEVGDDMFKKILKGALSQYTDKPMRSSDFEKVAEAQSQMQLTPFFAQWVDGTGAPQFVNKYAVYRLGNNKGFRTIGEVQQDLDLFRMPVELRVETDGKTEMKKVDVVGSDSQFVVDTFGRPRHIAIDPDNWLLKATPDLQVRVAILKGQQLVAQGDLAGALGEFQKALEANAQSSLADYRIGEVLFSQRNYQASANAYRDALRGDGDPRWTEVWSHIQLGKIFDVTGQRDRAVNEYRQAVQTNDNTQGAVNEARQYLQKAYQRPDTD